The Kocuria turfanensis genome contains the following window.
GCGGTCCTCCGACCGGTCCCGGGGGTGCGGGACCGGCCCGGTGGTCGGCGGGCTGGAATGGGAGGTCCGGTCCGCCGGTGGTCCCGAATCCCCCTCGGGCCCCTTCGTACCCTAGGAGCCGCGCTACGCCCTGTCCACCCCAGAGGGGATGGTGTTGTCGCAGGTCACAGGGGATTTCCCCGCGTCGGGCCGGTCAGTCGCCGGACGGTCCGCCGCCGTCCACGGCGTCCCGCATGCGGCGCAGGAAGCCCACGACGACCTCAGCCTGCTCGGGGGTGAGGCTCTGGGCGGCGGCCATCATGCGCTCGTGCACGGCGGCGAGGGTGGCGCGCACCTCGCGGTCGGCGCTCTCGGTGGCCGTGACGATCAGGGCCCGCCGGTCGGTGGGGTGCGGATCCCGGCGGACGTGCCCGCTCTTCGTGAGCCGGTCCAGCAGCGTGGTGGTCGAGGCCGAGGAGATGCCCAGCCGGGCCGCCAGGTCCCGGGGGCTCATCGTCCGGCCGGTGCGGGCGGCCTCCAGGAGGTGGCGGAGGGCGAGCAGATCGGTCTCGCCCATGCCCATCTCGCCGCGGGTCCGCCGGCGCATCCCGGTCTCGGCGGCGCGGTACGCGCGCAGGGCCTCCAGCACCTCCACGGCCGCGCGCGAGGCGTCGTCGTCGCCGTACCAGTAACCCGATGACGTGGTGGGTGTTGGCATATTGTTCACCGCACCTCCTGGAAGAGCGGGGCAGGCGGATGGTGGAATGGAGTCAGCCTCCCGGTCGCACGGCCGGGACGGGTCCCGGACCCCGGGGCGGTGGTCGCCCGGCGCCCGCTCTCCGATCGTAACAACCACCGTGCTGATAGCTAGACTTTCTAGTTTTTTTCGG
Protein-coding sequences here:
- a CDS encoding MarR family winged helix-turn-helix transcriptional regulator — encoded protein: MPTPTTSSGYWYGDDDASRAAVEVLEALRAYRAAETGMRRRTRGEMGMGETDLLALRHLLEAARTGRTMSPRDLAARLGISSASTTTLLDRLTKSGHVRRDPHPTDRRALIVTATESADREVRATLAAVHERMMAAAQSLTPEQAEVVVGFLRRMRDAVDGGGPSGD